In Thermodesulfovibrionales bacterium, the sequence TTTCGGGTCCTCGGTATATTTCTTCGAGTGCAGGGAATTTTTCGAAAGGTCTGAACTCTACGGGACGTCTCGTGGTGACTATTCCGACAATGCGGCCCGCTTCACCTTCTTTTCCCGGGCGATCCTCGATGCATGCATGGCGATGGGATTTCGACCTGACGTCATTCACTGTAATGACTGGCAGACAGGCCTAGTGCCTCTTTATCTGAAGAGCCTCTATAAGAGCGGTTTCTTCGAGAGAACGGCTACTGTTTTTACGATCCATAATCTCGGATATCAGGGTCTCTTCAGCGCGTCCGATCTTTATCTCACGGGGCTCGGCGGAGAGTGGTTTACCCCTGAGGGAATTGAATTTTACGGCAAGGTGAACTTTCTGAAGGCGGGCCTGATCGGAGCGGACAGTATCACAACCGTGAGCCCGACTTATGCGAAAGAGATCCTCACCCCTGAGTTCGGGTACGGACTTGAAGGTGTCTTGAAGAAGCGTTCCGATCGTCTCTACGGCATACTCAATGGGATCGACACCGAAGAATGGAACCCCCGGACAGATCCAAACATCGCGGCAACCTACGAACCGGCTGACATCGGGGGAAAGGACCTTTGCAGAAAGAGGCTCCTTGAGGAGTGCTTGCTGAGTGACGATGAACGTCTCCCCGTGGCTGCCGTCGTGGGGAGGTTGTCTGCGCAGAAGGGCCTCGATATCCTTGTCGACTCCATCGAAGAGATTATTTCGAAGGGGGCGAGGCTGATCATGCTCGGGAAAGGAG encodes:
- the glgA gene encoding glycogen synthase GlgA is translated as MKILIAASEAVPFVMTGGLAEVTGSLLKEYRKVSGTEVVLMLPLYPGLRERFELAETGIRLSVPVGTRRHEGRVWAFGSSVYFFECREFFERSELYGTSRGDYSDNAARFTFFSRAILDACMAMGFRPDVIHCNDWQTGLVPLYLKSLYKSGFFERTATVFTIHNLGYQGLFSASDLYLTGLGGEWFTPEGIEFYGKVNFLKAGLIGADSITTVSPTYAKEILTPEFGYGLEGVLKKRSDRLYGILNGIDTEEWNPRTDPNIAATYEPADIGGKDLCRKRLLEECLLSDDERLPVAAVVGRLSAQKGLDILVDSIEEIISKGARLIMLGKGDELFQRRVLEVAERHKGSVFVRIGYDVSFAHRIYAGSDIFIMPSRYEPCGLGQMIAMTYGTVPVARKTGGLVDTIVDYEPLREYGTGFLFEDYRAAALRECMKRALCFYAERKRWNPLVSNAMMKDFSWETSAARYLKLYAETTEAAMRRG